One Clostridium novyi NT genomic window carries:
- a CDS encoding APC family permease, whose product MEQTKKLGVKDILLLNVAAILSIKQIPNVAPYGASSIILWVLAALGMFVPLAMVCGELSTGWPEEGGFFIWIKEAMGERIGWLNVFLYLCSCVVYFPVTLQFMTTTIGYAISESLGQNKVFIGLTSIIIMWLLTFVNVKGMNWTKKINNLGAIFGVFIPSIVLILLAMYWVLTGHGMATNYSNINNWIPKLGEWNNIVFLSSMMFAFAGMEVAPMIAGHAKNPQKDFPRAIFLSAIIIVGIYIIGTISLNALFLDKDSNIVAGIMQAIKSAAINLNIPWLVPLMAIFIAVGALAQINSWLIGPIYMLNVATANNNLLGKEVGKVDENGTPRKALYIESTIVSIFCLFTFISPSAEAAYWTLSALTTLVYFVPYLCMFISYVILKKKRKDVKRTFEIPGKVLPVVLPVLGFLSTLFAVILLFIPPAQVDTGSILIYELKIAGGGILACLVADFIYLRAKRKTKLKDKVCNLNK is encoded by the coding sequence ATGGAACAGACAAAGAAGTTGGGAGTAAAGGATATTTTACTTCTTAATGTAGCAGCTATTCTTAGTATAAAACAAATACCTAATGTAGCGCCTTATGGAGCATCATCTATAATACTTTGGGTTCTTGCAGCTTTAGGGATGTTTGTACCACTAGCTATGGTTTGTGGAGAATTGTCTACGGGTTGGCCTGAAGAAGGTGGTTTTTTTATATGGATTAAAGAAGCTATGGGAGAAAGAATTGGTTGGTTAAATGTATTTTTGTATTTATGTTCTTGTGTAGTGTATTTTCCTGTTACGTTACAATTTATGACTACTACTATAGGATATGCTATTAGTGAGTCGCTTGGACAAAATAAAGTATTCATTGGTTTAACATCTATAATAATTATGTGGTTACTTACATTTGTTAATGTAAAAGGTATGAATTGGACTAAAAAGATAAATAACTTAGGTGCTATTTTTGGAGTGTTTATTCCGTCCATCGTACTTATATTACTGGCTATGTATTGGGTTTTAACTGGGCACGGTATGGCAACGAATTATTCAAATATCAATAATTGGATACCTAAATTAGGAGAGTGGAACAATATAGTGTTCTTATCTTCTATGATGTTTGCTTTTGCTGGTATGGAAGTTGCACCTATGATTGCTGGACATGCAAAAAATCCTCAAAAAGATTTTCCGAGAGCTATCTTTCTTTCAGCTATTATTATAGTTGGTATATATATAATAGGAACTATATCTTTAAATGCTTTATTTTTAGATAAAGATTCAAACATTGTCGCAGGTATAATGCAGGCTATTAAGTCTGCTGCTATTAATTTAAATATACCTTGGTTGGTACCATTAATGGCTATATTTATAGCTGTAGGTGCTTTGGCTCAAATTAATTCATGGTTAATAGGGCCTATATATATGTTGAATGTAGCTACAGCTAATAACAATTTGTTGGGTAAGGAAGTGGGAAAGGTAGATGAAAATGGAACACCTAGAAAAGCTCTATATATAGAATCTACTATAGTATCTATATTTTGTTTATTTACTTTTATATCACCTAGTGCTGAAGCTGCTTATTGGACATTATCAGCATTAACAACATTGGTGTACTTTGTTCCATATCTATGTATGTTTATATCTTATGTTATATTAAAAAAGAAAAGAAAAGATGTAAAAAGAACTTTTGAAATACCGGGTAAAGTATTGCCAGTTGTATTACCTGTGCTAGGCTTTTTATCTACTCTATTTGCGGTTATTCTACTGTTTATTCCTCCGGCTCAAGTAGATACTGGAAGTATATTAATCTATGAGTTAAAAATAGCAGGTGGCGGAATTCTAGCCTGTTTGGTAGCTGATTTTATTTATTTAAGAGCTAAAAGAAAAACAAAGTTAAAAGATAAAGTATGTAATCTAAATAAGTAA
- the purB gene encoding adenylosuccinate lyase translates to MKRDSYNTPLNSRYASPEMSYLFSEDMKFKTWRKLWTVLAECEKELGLNISEEQINELKSNIDNINYEDAQKKEKEIRHDVMSHVYAYGLQCPNAKGIIHLGATSCFVGDNTDLIIMKNALEVIKKKVLNVISNLAKFANEYKAVPTLGFTHLQPAQLTTVGKRATLWMQDLLLDLENLEFVIDNLKLRGVKGTTGTQASFMELFNNDEELVKKLDKLVAKKMGFDKTYAVTGQTYSRKIDSIVLNTLSEVAQSAYKFSNDLRILQSMKEMEEPFEKKQVGSSAMAYKRNPMRSERISALSRFVITTSLNPAITAGTQWFERTLDDSANKRLAVAESFLALDGVLNLYMNISENMVVYKKVIESHVLRELPFMATENILMEAVKRGGDRQELHEKIRELSMEAAKRVKEEGLDNDLIERIINDGSFYMNREEILSIIDPIKFTGRASGQVDDFINEVVKPILEKNKQLLGANVSINV, encoded by the coding sequence ATGAAAAGAGATTCTTATAATACACCGTTAAATAGTAGGTATGCATCTCCTGAAATGTCATATTTATTTTCAGAAGATATGAAATTTAAAACATGGAGAAAACTTTGGACTGTATTAGCTGAATGTGAAAAAGAATTAGGATTAAATATTTCCGAAGAACAAATAAATGAATTAAAAAGTAATATAGACAATATAAACTATGAAGATGCACAAAAAAAGGAAAAGGAAATAAGACATGATGTAATGAGTCATGTATATGCATATGGACTTCAATGCCCTAATGCTAAGGGGATTATTCACTTAGGAGCAACTAGTTGTTTTGTTGGAGATAATACAGACTTAATAATTATGAAAAATGCTCTTGAAGTTATTAAAAAGAAAGTTTTAAATGTTATAAGCAACTTAGCGAAGTTTGCAAATGAATATAAAGCAGTTCCTACTCTAGGATTTACTCACTTGCAACCAGCTCAATTAACTACTGTAGGTAAGAGAGCTACGCTTTGGATGCAAGATTTATTGTTAGATTTAGAAAACTTAGAATTTGTTATAGATAATTTAAAACTAAGAGGAGTTAAAGGAACAACAGGTACTCAAGCAAGTTTTATGGAATTGTTTAATAATGATGAAGAATTAGTTAAGAAGCTTGATAAACTAGTTGCTAAAAAAATGGGCTTTGATAAAACTTATGCTGTAACTGGTCAAACATATTCAAGAAAGATAGATTCTATTGTACTTAATACTTTATCAGAAGTTGCTCAAAGTGCATATAAGTTCAGTAATGACTTGAGAATACTTCAAAGCATGAAAGAAATGGAAGAACCTTTCGAAAAGAAACAAGTAGGATCATCAGCTATGGCTTATAAAAGAAATCCTATGAGATCTGAAAGAATCAGTGCTTTAAGTAGATTTGTTATAACAACATCATTAAACCCTGCAATAACTGCTGGAACTCAATGGTTTGAAAGAACACTAGATGATTCTGCTAATAAAAGATTAGCTGTTGCAGAAAGTTTCTTAGCTTTAGATGGAGTATTAAACTTATATATGAATATATCTGAAAATATGGTTGTATATAAAAAGGTTATTGAATCACATGTGTTGCGCGAACTTCCTTTTATGGCTACTGAAAATATATTAATGGAGGCTGTAAAAAGAGGGGGGGATAGACAAGAACTTCATGAAAAAATAAGAGAACTTTCAATGGAAGCTGCAAAGAGAGTTAAGGAAGAAGGTCTTGATAATGATCTTATAGAAAGAATAATAAATGATGGATCTTTCTATATGAATCGTGAAGAAATTTTATCTATTATAGATCCTATTAAATTTACTGGTAGAGCATCAGGTCAAGTTGATGATTTTATAAATGAGGTAGTTAAACCTATATTAGAAAAAAACAAACAACTACTTGGAGCTAATGTTAGTATAAATGTATAA
- the lysA gene encoding diaminopimelate decarboxylase — protein MKLQNEQFIKERLLLFNNTKEYILDNDRRFSKSDENLLFEGINLNELGKKYSTPFYVYSQKEILRNIDEIKNAFKNHANTKIFYASKACSVMKILNIVKESGICVEANSIYEVRKCLDVGFTGDQIVFNGVVKKKEELEFAIKNDLYSINVDSFFELDIIEEITNRLQKNANVCVRIEPSVSSPTHPGLVTAFHAKSGIDLEDAENMCKKIINMKYVRLKGLHMHVGDQVPISEPFRKATEIMVKEAARLERVLNYKFDLINVGGGIPVPYKYERGNAQEDYLYGGINSYDFASAIISEVHKWRKDIEICIEPGRKIVSSAAVLLTSISCEKTKTNYDENNNIQDVVDWKFIDAGYSILSDSLHFDWYFYLLNASKTNEKYESLFKVAGPLCDGGDYFHQGVVGEFFALPNNTEVGDVLAFLDAGAYTIESQTVYNNRPRTAVVLINNEGKDELIRREDSYEDMLKCDIY, from the coding sequence ATGAAATTGCAAAATGAACAGTTTATTAAAGAAAGGTTATTGTTGTTTAATAATACCAAGGAATACATTTTAGATAATGATAGAAGGTTTTCTAAAAGTGACGAAAACTTACTGTTTGAAGGAATTAACCTAAATGAATTAGGTAAAAAGTATTCTACGCCTTTTTATGTATATTCACAAAAAGAAATATTAAGAAATATAGATGAAATAAAAAATGCTTTTAAAAATCATGCTAATACTAAGATTTTTTATGCTTCTAAAGCTTGTTCTGTGATGAAAATATTGAATATTGTAAAAGAAAGTGGTATATGCGTTGAAGCAAATTCTATATATGAGGTTAGAAAGTGTTTAGATGTAGGATTTACAGGAGATCAAATAGTTTTTAATGGTGTTGTAAAGAAAAAAGAGGAATTGGAATTTGCTATAAAAAATGATTTGTACTCAATTAATGTAGATAGCTTTTTTGAACTTGATATTATTGAAGAAATAACTAATAGACTACAAAAAAATGCTAATGTTTGTGTAAGAATAGAGCCTAGTGTATCTTCTCCAACGCATCCGGGGCTTGTAACGGCTTTTCATGCAAAGTCAGGAATAGATTTAGAAGATGCAGAGAATATGTGTAAAAAAATAATTAATATGAAATATGTAAGATTAAAAGGATTACATATGCATGTTGGCGATCAAGTGCCAATATCAGAGCCTTTCAGAAAAGCTACAGAAATTATGGTTAAAGAGGCAGCTAGATTAGAAAGAGTATTAAATTACAAATTTGATTTAATAAATGTTGGTGGCGGTATTCCTGTGCCTTATAAGTATGAAAGAGGAAATGCACAAGAAGACTATTTGTATGGAGGCATAAACTCATATGATTTTGCAAGTGCTATAATAAGTGAGGTTCATAAGTGGAGAAAAGATATAGAGATTTGTATAGAACCAGGTCGAAAAATAGTTAGTAGTGCGGCTGTGTTACTTACTTCAATAAGCTGTGAAAAAACTAAAACTAATTATGATGAAAATAATAATATTCAAGATGTAGTTGATTGGAAATTTATAGATGCAGGGTATAGTATTCTTTCGGATAGTTTACATTTTGATTGGTATTTTTATTTATTAAATGCAAGCAAGACTAATGAAAAGTATGAGAGTTTATTTAAAGTTGCTGGCCCTTTATGTGATGGAGGAGATTATTTTCATCAAGGTGTGGTAGGAGAGTTTTTTGCACTTCCAAATAATACGGAAGTTGGTGATGTTCTAGCATTCTTGGATGCAGGGGCATATACAATAGAAAGCCAGACTGTGTATAATAATAGACCTAGAACTGCAGTAGTTTTAATAAATAATGAAGGAAAAGATGAACTTATAAGAAGAGAAGATTCTTATGAAGATATGCTAAAGTGTGATATATATTAA
- a CDS encoding alanine/ornithine racemase family PLP-dependent enzyme codes for MSYPRLEINISKLKHNAKVEVETLKKIGVEVMGVNKVFNGSVETAKAIVDGGIKVVAESRIDNLKKIQNLKCEKALLRSPALSEIGDVVKYADISLNSEIEIIRELSKEAVIQNKIHKVLLMIDFGDIREGIWFENKGEIEEVLNKVKLLPNIEIYGLGTNFNCYGTALPTVKNGKMFVELARELEKKLNIKFKYLSGGNCTSYHLIDKGIFPKGINHLRIGGLHQFGIEYVEGKYLDEYYHSEMSIDKYVSNLYILKGEIIELNTKPTVPVGELGVDAFLKTKEFEDRGNRKRALLAFGRQDIPEENIHPVDSNLKILGQTSDHTIIDIEDSSDNYKLGDIISFEVDYTGLLAACNSPGIEKKFIEE; via the coding sequence ATGAGCTATCCAAGATTAGAAATAAATATAAGCAAATTAAAACATAATGCTAAAGTAGAAGTGGAAACTTTAAAAAAAATTGGTGTAGAAGTAATGGGAGTAAATAAAGTTTTTAATGGGAGTGTGGAAACAGCTAAAGCCATAGTAGATGGTGGTATAAAGGTTGTGGCTGAATCTAGAATTGACAATTTAAAAAAAATTCAAAATCTTAAATGTGAAAAAGCTTTATTAAGAAGTCCTGCTTTAAGTGAAATTGGTGATGTTGTAAAATATGCAGATATATCATTAAATTCCGAAATAGAAATAATTAGAGAACTTTCAAAAGAAGCTGTTATTCAAAATAAAATTCATAAAGTATTATTGATGATAGATTTTGGTGATATAAGAGAGGGAATATGGTTTGAAAACAAAGGAGAAATAGAAGAAGTATTAAATAAAGTGAAGTTATTGCCTAATATAGAAATCTACGGACTTGGAACTAATTTTAATTGTTATGGAACAGCTCTTCCTACTGTTAAAAATGGAAAAATGTTTGTAGAACTAGCAAGAGAACTTGAGAAAAAATTAAATATTAAGTTTAAATATTTGTCAGGTGGAAATTGTACAAGTTATCACTTGATTGATAAAGGGATTTTTCCTAAGGGTATAAATCATCTTCGTATAGGTGGATTACATCAGTTTGGAATAGAATATGTAGAAGGAAAATATTTGGATGAGTATTATCATTCTGAAATGAGTATAGATAAATATGTATCTAACTTATATATATTAAAAGGGGAAATTATAGAATTAAATACTAAGCCTACAGTTCCGGTGGGGGAATTGGGGGTAGATGCATTTTTGAAAACTAAAGAATTTGAAGATAGAGGAAATAGGAAAAGGGCTTTGCTGGCTTTTGGAAGACAGGATATACCGGAAGAGAATATTCATCCTGTAGACAGTAATCTTAAAATATTAGGTCAAACAAGTGATCATACAATAATAGACATAGAAGATAGCAGTGACAATTATAAATTAGGTGATATAATTTCATTTGAAGTAGATTATACTGGACTTTTGGCTGCTTGCAATTCGCCTGGAATAGAAAAGAAGTTTATAGAAGAATAA
- a CDS encoding tyrosine-type recombinase/integrase, giving the protein MDNNIYKFTLFLAENRKSGKTIDSYIRDINQFNEYIKVNKKKLNKINNSDIDEYKNHLIYDRGLKIKTINRKLVSINQFLKFNNITVDIRQEKVQMQNFLDDILSNEDVKALVNATYKKDDLRARAIIYTLYYTGMRVSEMLQLTIYDIKKQSITILGKGSKHREVFVPNKLKDIWEAYMNVRIKKGTALFTGKRGPINRKTVDSLIKEYAALAGVNKSKAHAHNFRHLYCKNLADKGIDISTIADIAGHQNINTTRIYTRKTKEELLDIIDNM; this is encoded by the coding sequence TTGGATAATAATATATATAAATTTACGCTATTCCTTGCTGAAAATAGAAAAAGCGGAAAAACAATTGATAGTTATATAAGGGATATTAATCAGTTTAATGAGTACATAAAAGTTAACAAAAAGAAACTAAATAAAATTAATAACTCTGATATTGATGAGTATAAAAATCATTTAATATATGATAGAGGTTTAAAGATAAAAACAATAAATAGAAAGTTGGTATCTATTAATCAATTTTTGAAATTTAATAATATAACGGTAGATATAAGACAAGAAAAAGTACAAATGCAAAACTTTCTAGATGATATTTTAAGCAATGAAGATGTAAAAGCGCTAGTTAATGCTACCTACAAAAAAGATGATCTACGCGCCAGAGCCATAATATATACCCTATATTATACGGGTATGAGGGTTTCAGAGATGCTTCAGCTTACTATATATGACATAAAGAAGCAATCTATAACTATCCTAGGTAAAGGATCTAAACACAGAGAGGTATTTGTTCCAAATAAGCTAAAGGATATATGGGAAGCGTATATGAATGTTAGAATTAAAAAAGGAACGGCTCTGTTTACGGGTAAAAGAGGGCCTATAAATAGAAAAACTGTAGATAGTTTAATTAAGGAATATGCAGCATTGGCTGGAGTTAACAAAAGTAAGGCACACGCTCATAACTTTAGGCATTTGTATTGTAAGAATTTAGCAGATAAAGGTATTGATATTAGCACTATTGCAGATATTGCAGGTCATCAAAATATTAATACTACTAGAATATACACAAGAAAAACTAAAGAAGAATTACTTGATATAATAGATAATATGTAA
- a CDS encoding HPr family phosphocarrier protein has protein sequence MIKKEATIKNSTGLHARPATLLVKKASSFKSDIYLEYGDKKANVKSLIGVLSLGVTKDSKVTISASGDDETLAVEEMIKLIESL, from the coding sequence ATGATAAAAAAGGAAGCTACAATTAAAAACTCTACAGGATTGCATGCGAGACCAGCTACATTATTAGTTAAAAAAGCATCTTCTTTTAAGTCTGATATATATTTAGAATATGGAGATAAAAAAGCTAATGTAAAAAGCTTAATAGGAGTATTATCTTTAGGAGTTACTAAAGATTCTAAAGTAACTATTAGTGCATCAGGAGACGATGAAACTTTAGCAGTTGAAGAAATGATAAAATTAATTGAATCACTATAA
- a CDS encoding methyl-accepting chemotaxis protein: MIKLKDKLSFRITILFIFITFFTVVTLFLMMYTKSNKLLFDNFAMRANKIANVVIEDIDKETFNKLQVKEDKELDGHKKMRQYFKATKRLVGARYLYGIKKNKDGKYIYVIDGMPDNDENKSEIGDIAEGLDESLNKLYETGQIQSGNMEISKWGVLVANYYPIKDNSGQVIGALGVDYNIKDEYDSFKKMKIEIIIVCIVLMVITSVIGIIISRSIASPIVDISNKSNSVANHDLTVEKSKMKVFGELKLLSDSFYILVNNNKKLINKLGSIIDKVSETSKVIANSSNEITLSSEEISMKIQEIAEGANNEAEHVTEGVERASDFSKKIDDISKKLNNAVMNANNMKNKNGKGMESIKTLEIKLNENTEITKTVEEGMKDLVDKSNSIKTIIETIRTIADQTNLLALNASIEAARAGEHGKGFAVVADEVKNLAEESSNATKEIEKIINQVIDDINCTNITMEKNQNIVQNANVSLKEAKEVFDEMESSVRDVVLQIKSLNEDIEFIDDTKNNLLECIENSSAIAEETAASTEEISSAVEEQTVAIQQVSELTEELNNVVDELSEEIKVFKI; this comes from the coding sequence ATGATTAAACTCAAAGACAAATTAAGTTTTAGAATCACCATACTATTTATATTTATAACTTTCTTTACTGTAGTCACATTGTTTTTAATGATGTATACAAAAAGTAATAAGTTGTTGTTTGATAACTTTGCTATGAGAGCAAACAAAATAGCTAATGTTGTTATAGAAGACATTGATAAAGAAACCTTCAATAAGCTTCAGGTAAAAGAAGATAAAGAATTAGATGGTCATAAAAAAATGAGACAATATTTTAAGGCTACTAAAAGATTAGTGGGGGCTAGATATCTATATGGTATCAAAAAGAATAAAGATGGAAAATATATATATGTTATAGATGGTATGCCTGATAATGATGAAAACAAATCTGAAATAGGAGATATAGCAGAAGGCTTAGATGAAAGCTTGAACAAGTTATATGAAACTGGTCAAATTCAATCAGGAAATATGGAAATATCTAAATGGGGTGTTTTGGTAGCTAATTACTACCCAATAAAAGATAATAGTGGACAAGTCATAGGTGCGTTAGGTGTTGATTATAATATTAAAGATGAATATGATTCTTTTAAAAAAATGAAAATAGAAATTATTATAGTATGTATTGTTCTGATGGTAATTACTAGTGTTATTGGAATAATTATATCAAGAAGTATAGCAAGTCCTATAGTTGATATTTCTAATAAATCTAATAGTGTTGCAAATCATGATTTAACTGTAGAAAAAAGTAAGATGAAAGTATTTGGAGAACTTAAATTATTATCAGATAGCTTTTATATATTAGTAAACAATAATAAAAAACTCATAAATAAATTGGGGAGTATTATAGATAAAGTATCTGAAACATCTAAAGTAATAGCTAATTCTTCTAATGAAATTACATTATCCAGTGAAGAAATATCTATGAAGATTCAGGAAATAGCAGAAGGGGCAAATAATGAAGCTGAGCATGTAACAGAAGGGGTAGAAAGAGCTAGTGATTTTTCAAAAAAAATAGATGATATTTCTAAAAAATTAAATAATGCTGTAATGAATGCCAATAATATGAAAAATAAAAATGGAAAAGGAATGGAATCTATAAAAACTTTAGAAATCAAATTAAATGAAAATACAGAAATAACAAAAACTGTAGAAGAAGGAATGAAAGATTTAGTTGATAAATCTAATTCTATAAAAACAATTATAGAAACTATAAGAACAATTGCGGATCAAACGAATTTATTAGCTTTAAATGCATCTATAGAAGCTGCTAGGGCTGGAGAACACGGAAAAGGATTTGCTGTTGTTGCCGATGAAGTTAAGAATCTTGCAGAAGAATCTTCGAATGCAACTAAAGAAATAGAAAAAATAATAAATCAAGTTATAGATGATATTAATTGTACAAATATAACTATGGAGAAGAATCAAAATATAGTACAAAATGCTAATGTTTCTTTAAAAGAAGCTAAAGAAGTGTTTGATGAAATGGAAAGTTCGGTAAGAGATGTTGTGTTGCAAATTAAATCACTAAATGAAGATATAGAGTTTATAGATGATACTAAAAATAATTTATTGGAATGTATAGAAAATAGTTCTGCTATTGCAGAAGAAACAGCTGCATCAACTGAAGAAATAAGTAGTGCTGTAGAAGAACAAACAGTAGCTATACAACAAGTAAGTGAACTTACAGAAGAATTAAATAATGTAGTTGATGAATTAAGTGAAGAAATTAAAGTGTTTAAAATCTAA